A stretch of the Haloarcula ordinaria genome encodes the following:
- a CDS encoding ABC transporter permease, with translation MFEVTRYEANRRVRSTLVLAVGLGLFGLLVIGIFPSVEASGVDFEAYVESLPDAFQESFGGGSFGTIEGFLAAEFYQFVWVLLFGLYMAYTAGGTIAGNVENGRLDLLLATPISRSRVVVEKYLSLLTPIVVLNLLMPLFVYGAVILIGESISFVDLLLVHAFSIPYLLACTSIGLVLSVVLPRGDLAQRGGIAAIFLLFVFDSVTAGTDFEALGAVSPTRYYDTTEILVEQTYDIGGAVILLLAAFLLLAVARALFLRADL, from the coding sequence ATGTTTGAGGTGACCCGCTACGAGGCCAACCGCCGCGTCCGGAGCACACTCGTGCTGGCGGTCGGACTCGGGCTCTTCGGCCTGCTCGTCATCGGCATCTTCCCGTCGGTCGAGGCCTCCGGCGTCGATTTCGAGGCGTACGTCGAGAGTCTGCCGGACGCGTTCCAGGAGAGTTTCGGCGGCGGGTCGTTCGGGACTATCGAGGGCTTCCTCGCCGCGGAGTTCTACCAGTTCGTCTGGGTGCTCCTCTTCGGCCTCTATATGGCGTACACGGCCGGTGGCACTATCGCCGGGAACGTCGAGAACGGCCGCCTGGACCTCCTGCTGGCGACGCCCATCTCCCGTTCCCGGGTCGTCGTCGAGAAGTACCTCTCGCTACTGACGCCCATCGTCGTCCTCAACCTCCTGATGCCGCTGTTCGTCTACGGGGCGGTCATCCTCATCGGTGAGTCGATATCGTTCGTCGACCTGCTGCTGGTCCACGCGTTCTCGATTCCCTATCTGCTGGCGTGTACGAGCATCGGCCTCGTCCTCTCGGTCGTCCTCCCGCGCGGTGACCTCGCCCAGCGGGGCGGTATCGCCGCCATCTTCCTGCTGTTCGTCTTCGACTCGGTGACCGCCGGGACCGACTTCGAGGCGCTCGGCGCCGTCTCGCCCACCCGGTACTACGACACGACCGAGATACTGGTCGAGCAGACCTACGACATCGGCGGGGCTGTCATCCTCCTACTCGCCGCCTTCCTCCTGCTCGCCGTCGCACGGGCGCTATTTCTCCGGGCGGACCTCTGA
- a CDS encoding COG1361 S-layer family protein, with protein sequence MNRLALLLVVCLLVVQPLVVAGATRDPNFRASVPEPTLFPGSEQTVVIELVNDPDNVDNEAITARQVTVEARAGETPFTILSGPRFLDRMVDSERVSVPVRLVVPADTEPGTYEIPLTVDYVFGDGNDEESDTVRATVRVADQPRLRIVDTESDVSVGERGTVSVTVENVGSATASDARLALSAAGTDLSFSGRETASRFLGRLARDDRATVTYTLSADDDARSEQYALTATAAYTDQNGFDVTRDLGAVGVTPQPELQFAIGDVEADLHTGVESTVNGTLTNLGNRTARNVVVTLSSPSTSLRLLEPSVPVGDLEPGETRSFAFPVAVSAAADGGPRPVTVGVEYRLDADTADQRRQRDVQVLSVPVADDDLLSLSAVNATYTPGTEGNLRVRVQNVGDRPLHDVEPRLGASPPFASEVPQAFVESLGPGESATVAFDLSVSPDAVSNTHALPVNVTARTEANRAVRTGPLTVPVTVVDRDLFSVTGVNTTVAPDSETQIRVRVENVGDKPLRDVKPQFGPAPPFTSEAPQTYVESLAPGESAVVTFQVSVAEDAVPSAHSLPVTVVATDADGDTVRDGPHDVAVTIAVEEGAAGSLVVLAVGIVVVAAILGVGYWWLRH encoded by the coding sequence ATGAATCGCCTCGCCCTCCTCCTCGTCGTCTGTCTCCTCGTCGTCCAGCCGCTGGTAGTCGCCGGCGCCACGCGTGACCCGAACTTCAGGGCCAGCGTCCCGGAGCCGACGCTGTTTCCCGGGAGTGAACAGACCGTGGTCATCGAGCTCGTCAACGACCCGGACAACGTCGACAACGAGGCGATCACTGCCAGGCAGGTGACCGTCGAAGCGAGGGCCGGTGAGACGCCGTTCACTATCTTGTCCGGGCCCCGGTTTCTCGACAGGATGGTGGACAGCGAACGCGTCTCGGTCCCCGTTCGACTCGTCGTCCCCGCCGACACCGAGCCGGGAACCTACGAAATCCCGCTGACTGTCGACTACGTGTTCGGCGACGGTAACGACGAGGAGAGCGACACCGTCCGTGCGACGGTCCGGGTCGCCGACCAGCCGCGGCTTCGCATCGTCGACACCGAGTCGGACGTCTCCGTCGGCGAGCGCGGCACCGTCTCGGTGACCGTCGAGAACGTCGGGTCGGCGACGGCCAGCGACGCCCGGCTCGCACTCTCGGCGGCGGGAACCGACCTCTCGTTCAGCGGCCGGGAGACGGCCAGTCGGTTCCTCGGCCGGCTGGCGCGGGACGACCGAGCGACGGTCACCTACACGCTCTCGGCCGACGACGACGCCCGGAGCGAGCAGTACGCGCTGACGGCGACGGCGGCCTACACCGACCAGAACGGGTTCGACGTGACCCGGGACCTCGGCGCCGTCGGCGTGACCCCCCAGCCCGAGCTGCAGTTCGCCATCGGTGACGTCGAGGCAGACCTGCACACCGGCGTCGAGAGCACGGTCAACGGCACGCTCACCAACCTGGGGAACCGGACGGCACGGAACGTCGTCGTGACGCTTTCCTCACCGTCGACATCGCTTCGTTTGCTCGAACCCAGCGTCCCGGTCGGCGACCTCGAACCGGGCGAAACGCGCTCGTTCGCGTTCCCGGTCGCCGTGTCCGCGGCGGCCGACGGCGGTCCCCGCCCGGTCACCGTCGGCGTCGAGTATCGACTTGACGCCGACACCGCCGACCAGCGCCGGCAGCGGGACGTCCAGGTGCTGTCGGTTCCGGTCGCCGACGACGACCTGCTCTCGCTCTCCGCGGTCAACGCCACCTACACCCCGGGCACGGAGGGGAACCTGCGCGTCCGGGTCCAGAACGTTGGCGACCGGCCGCTACACGACGTCGAACCGCGCCTCGGAGCGAGTCCGCCGTTCGCCAGCGAGGTCCCGCAGGCCTTCGTCGAGTCGCTCGGGCCCGGGGAGTCGGCGACCGTCGCGTTCGACCTCTCGGTATCGCCCGACGCCGTCTCGAACACTCACGCCCTGCCGGTGAACGTCACCGCGCGGACCGAGGCGAACCGGGCCGTCAGAACCGGCCCGCTGACCGTCCCCGTCACCGTCGTCGACCGCGACCTGTTCTCGGTCACGGGCGTCAACACCACCGTCGCGCCGGATTCCGAGACGCAGATTCGCGTCCGCGTCGAGAACGTGGGCGACAAACCGCTTCGCGACGTCAAACCGCAGTTCGGACCGGCCCCGCCGTTCACGAGCGAGGCGCCACAGACGTACGTCGAGTCGCTCGCGCCGGGCGAGTCGGCGGTCGTGACCTTCCAGGTGAGCGTGGCGGAAGACGCCGTCCCGAGCGCGCACTCGCTGCCCGTGACGGTCGTCGCGACGGACGCGGACGGCGATACGGTCCGTGACGGCCCACACGACGTGGCCGTCACTATCGCCGTCGAGGAGGGGGCCGCCGGGAGCCTGGTCGTCCTGGCGGTCGGTATCGTCGTCGTCGCCGCCATCCTCGGCGTCGGCTACTGGTGGCTCCGGCACTAG
- a CDS encoding alkaline phosphatase D family protein, translating into MPDESPIDAGRRRVLAAILAAALPLDRVARAHSVTDLPTASVTDATGGQSGPVFPQGVASGDPTTSGVVLWTRVAPDAVDDGTALQVTVAHDDAFADPVGSWSVPADRLGDHDGTVKVDLDGRLDADSTYWYRFDCDGVASPTGRCRTLPAADASPDSVRLALATCQNYRRGYYGAFHHLASEPVDFLVHLGDFIYERGGAGSVSGRSLSLPSGESVAMGLEDYRYLHRTYRSDAFLQEALSAHTLVQTWDDHEIVNNRYWNYSEERPYAGDGDHPKNDDAAFMTQLFADGIRAWWEYTPTRVPYDPDAETLLDQLRLWKSFRFGDLVELLVTDERLFRTSPTDGSQLAARPDDGDDSESEDQGNESDLTETMLGSAQRDWFTDRLAESDAAWTAWVNEVLAMEFDLDLGAVDVLNADAWDAFPEERERILDSAEEGDAAFVALTGDMHSTLTGYVERDGERVGVEFMTPAVTSRNLSDLLSLPDDREVRKLIADYVKDENPHVEFFDSHRWGYAVVEFTTDACTFSAYAVDRSANSADASRRLLTRYRCPVDSYDLSRT; encoded by the coding sequence ATGCCTGACGAGTCACCCATCGACGCGGGTCGCCGACGCGTCCTGGCGGCCATACTGGCCGCCGCGCTCCCGCTCGACCGAGTCGCACGCGCTCACAGCGTGACTGACCTCCCGACCGCGAGCGTCACCGACGCGACCGGCGGTCAGTCGGGACCGGTGTTCCCCCAGGGCGTCGCCAGCGGGGACCCGACGACGAGCGGGGTCGTGCTCTGGACGCGAGTCGCGCCTGACGCCGTCGACGACGGGACCGCGCTGCAGGTGACCGTGGCTCACGACGACGCCTTCGCGGACCCTGTCGGTTCCTGGTCGGTCCCGGCCGACCGCCTCGGCGACCACGACGGGACGGTGAAGGTCGACCTCGACGGCCGCCTCGACGCCGATTCCACGTACTGGTATCGGTTCGACTGCGACGGCGTGGCCAGTCCGACGGGTCGCTGTCGGACGCTCCCCGCCGCCGACGCCAGCCCCGACAGCGTCCGGCTCGCGCTCGCGACCTGTCAGAACTACCGCCGGGGGTACTACGGCGCGTTCCACCACCTCGCCAGCGAACCGGTCGATTTCCTGGTCCATCTCGGCGACTTCATCTACGAACGCGGCGGGGCCGGGTCGGTCTCCGGTCGCTCGCTGTCGCTACCCAGCGGGGAGTCCGTCGCGATGGGACTCGAGGACTACCGCTACCTCCACCGGACGTACCGTTCCGACGCGTTTCTCCAGGAAGCGCTTTCGGCCCACACGCTCGTCCAGACCTGGGACGACCACGAGATCGTCAACAACCGCTACTGGAACTACAGCGAGGAGCGGCCCTACGCGGGCGACGGCGACCACCCGAAGAACGACGACGCCGCGTTCATGACCCAGTTGTTCGCCGACGGCATCCGTGCGTGGTGGGAGTACACGCCGACCCGGGTCCCGTACGACCCCGACGCCGAGACGCTCTTGGACCAGCTGCGACTCTGGAAGTCGTTCCGGTTCGGCGACCTGGTCGAACTGCTCGTCACCGACGAGCGGCTCTTCCGGACCAGCCCCACCGACGGGTCCCAGCTCGCCGCGCGGCCCGACGACGGCGACGACAGCGAGAGCGAGGACCAGGGGAACGAGAGCGACCTGACCGAGACGATGCTCGGGTCGGCCCAGCGCGACTGGTTCACCGACCGCCTGGCCGAGTCGGACGCGGCGTGGACCGCCTGGGTAAACGAGGTGCTCGCGATGGAGTTCGACCTGGACCTCGGAGCCGTCGACGTCCTGAACGCCGATGCCTGGGACGCGTTCCCAGAGGAGCGCGAGCGCATCTTAGACAGCGCCGAAGAGGGCGACGCCGCCTTCGTCGCGCTCACCGGCGACATGCACAGCACCCTCACTGGCTACGTCGAACGGGACGGGGAACGCGTCGGCGTGGAGTTCATGACGCCGGCGGTGACGAGTCGGAACCTCAGCGACCTGCTCTCGCTGCCAGACGACCGCGAGGTCCGGAAACTGATCGCCGACTACGTGAAAGACGAGAATCCCCACGTCGAGTTCTTCGACAGTCACCGCTGGGGGTACGCCGTCGTCGAGTTCACGACGGACGCCTGTACGTTCTCGGCCTACGCCGTCGACCGGTCAGCGAACTCGGCAGACGCCAGCCGACGGCTCCTGACCCGGTATCGCTGCCCGGTCGACAGCTACGACCTCTCCCGAACGTGA
- a CDS encoding ABC transporter ATP-binding protein, with product MAAIEVDGLTKVYGETVANDDLSFSVREGEIFGFLGPNGAGKSTLIRMLLGFQSPTSGSARVLGSDIRDERALLEAKADIGYLPASPGFDGSVTGRTFLDYQAELKGDQRRAELLDLFDPPLDRKIRAYSTGNRQMLAIVQTFMHDPDLVIMDEPTSGLDPLKQEHFNDFLRRERDRGLTVFFSSHILGEVRRVCDRVGIIREGHLAALEDVADLLARGGKRVRVVTADPVDAVDFQFAGVLDAEFVGRQAQFTFTGDYDDLIAHLTGYDIVDLEIEEPPLEDVFMHFYGEAPVGSEATATDPADPDGPATETDPAVAGPEADDV from the coding sequence ATGGCCGCCATCGAGGTCGACGGACTCACCAAGGTGTACGGGGAGACGGTGGCCAACGACGACCTCTCGTTCTCGGTGCGCGAAGGCGAGATATTCGGGTTCCTGGGACCGAACGGCGCCGGCAAGAGCACGCTCATCAGGATGCTGCTGGGGTTCCAGTCACCGACGTCGGGGTCGGCGCGCGTGCTCGGCAGCGACATCCGGGACGAGCGAGCGCTCCTCGAGGCGAAGGCCGACATCGGCTACCTGCCGGCCTCGCCCGGGTTCGACGGGAGCGTGACGGGACGGACGTTCCTCGACTACCAGGCCGAGCTCAAAGGAGACCAGCGCCGCGCGGAACTGCTCGACCTGTTCGACCCGCCGCTCGACCGGAAGATACGGGCCTACTCGACGGGGAACAGACAGATGCTCGCCATCGTCCAGACGTTCATGCACGACCCGGACCTGGTCATCATGGACGAGCCCACGTCTGGGCTGGACCCGCTGAAACAGGAGCACTTCAACGACTTCCTCCGACGGGAGCGCGACCGGGGCCTCACCGTCTTCTTCTCCTCGCACATTCTCGGCGAGGTCCGCCGCGTGTGCGACCGCGTGGGCATCATTCGCGAGGGCCACCTCGCAGCCCTCGAAGACGTCGCGGACCTCCTCGCACGCGGGGGCAAGCGCGTCCGCGTCGTGACAGCCGACCCGGTCGACGCCGTCGACTTCCAGTTCGCCGGCGTCCTCGACGCGGAGTTCGTCGGCCGGCAGGCTCAGTTCACCTTCACCGGGGACTACGACGACCTGATTGCCCATCTCACCGGGTACGACATCGTGGACCTCGAAATCGAGGAGCCGCCGCTGGAGGACGTCTTCATGCACTTCTACGGCGAGGCCCCGGTCGGGAGCGAGGCCACGGCGACCGACCCGGCCGACCCCGACGGGCCGGCCACCGAGACGGACCCCGCAGTGGCCGGTCCGGAGGCCGACGATGTTTGA
- a CDS encoding MBL fold metallo-hydrolase — MAMELSDGVWWYDLGGVNAYLVDDGGTLTLVDAGMPWHGNALVSGINQAGYDFSDLDRILLTHYDFDHVGGLTSFDGIDLTIYAGVADAPLVTGERTPSVGTLKGLGHRFAALVVDTPSNQVETIGDGQTVGSFTAYHTPGHTRGHMAYVSEDLDVAFLGDCVREAGGEFAPSPWYLSANTREVPVSIRRLSHRAGEFEVAAPGHGVPFRVRGSERLENLAATL; from the coding sequence ATGGCGATGGAACTCTCTGACGGCGTGTGGTGGTACGACTTGGGCGGGGTCAACGCCTATCTCGTCGACGACGGCGGCACGCTGACGCTCGTCGACGCGGGGATGCCCTGGCACGGGAACGCGCTCGTCTCGGGCATCAACCAGGCCGGCTACGATTTCAGCGACCTGGACCGAATTCTGCTGACCCACTACGACTTCGACCACGTGGGCGGACTGACGTCGTTCGACGGTATCGACCTGACAATCTACGCCGGCGTGGCCGACGCACCGCTCGTGACCGGCGAGCGAACGCCGTCGGTCGGGACGCTGAAGGGACTGGGCCACCGGTTCGCCGCACTCGTCGTCGACACCCCCTCGAACCAGGTCGAGACCATCGGTGACGGCCAGACCGTCGGTAGTTTCACCGCGTACCACACGCCCGGTCACACGCGCGGCCACATGGCCTACGTCAGCGAGGACCTGGACGTGGCGTTCCTCGGCGACTGCGTGCGGGAGGCCGGCGGGGAGTTCGCCCCGTCCCCGTGGTACCTCAGTGCGAACACCCGCGAGGTCCCGGTGAGCATCCGTCGGCTCTCTCATCGAGCCGGCGAGTTCGAGGTGGCCGCACCGGGCCACGGCGTGCCGTTCCGGGTGCGAGGGAGCGAGCGACTCGAAAACCTGGCAGCGACGCTCTAG
- the guaA gene encoding glutamine-hydrolyzing GMP synthase, translating into MVDVEEFIEEAKAEIAEAIGDKHAVIGLSGGVDSSTAAALAYEAIGDQLTAVYVDTGLMRKGETDEIRETFDYMDSLRIIEAQDRFLDELEGETDPEAKRHIIGEQFIREFETVAREVEADYLVQGTIYPDRIESEGTIKSHHNVGGLPERIDFEGIVEPMRNLYKDEVREVARALDLEEIISERMPFPGPGLAVRIIGEVTEEKLEVAREANHVVEEELEEYEPWQALAAVIGKATGVKGDNRVHGWVVAVRSVESRDGMTARAQEVDWETLQRIQSRITGVHENVARVVYDVTHKPPATIEYE; encoded by the coding sequence ATGGTCGACGTCGAGGAATTCATCGAGGAGGCGAAAGCCGAGATCGCCGAGGCCATCGGGGACAAGCACGCCGTCATCGGATTGTCGGGCGGCGTCGACTCGTCGACGGCCGCCGCGCTGGCCTACGAGGCCATCGGCGACCAGCTCACGGCCGTCTACGTCGACACCGGCCTGATGCGCAAGGGTGAGACCGACGAGATTCGCGAGACGTTCGACTACATGGACTCGCTGCGAATCATCGAGGCCCAGGACCGCTTCCTCGACGAGCTGGAAGGCGAGACCGACCCCGAGGCAAAGCGCCACATCATCGGCGAGCAGTTCATCAGGGAGTTCGAGACCGTCGCCCGCGAGGTCGAGGCCGACTACCTCGTCCAGGGGACCATCTACCCCGACCGCATCGAGAGCGAGGGGACCATCAAATCCCATCACAACGTCGGCGGCCTCCCCGAGCGCATCGACTTCGAGGGCATCGTCGAACCCATGCGGAATCTCTACAAGGACGAGGTCCGGGAGGTCGCCCGTGCGCTCGACTTAGAGGAGATCATCTCCGAGCGGATGCCGTTCCCCGGTCCCGGTCTCGCCGTGCGAATCATCGGCGAGGTCACCGAGGAGAAACTGGAGGTGGCCCGCGAGGCCAACCACGTCGTCGAGGAGGAGCTCGAGGAGTACGAGCCGTGGCAGGCGCTCGCCGCCGTCATCGGCAAGGCCACCGGTGTGAAAGGCGACAACCGCGTCCACGGCTGGGTCGTCGCGGTACGGTCGGTCGAATCCCGCGACGGGATGACCGCCCGCGCCCAGGAAGTCGACTGGGAGACGCTCCAGCGCATACAGAGTCGCATCACCGGGGTCCACGAGAACGTCGCTCGCGTCGTCTACGACGTGACGCACAAACCGCCCGCGACCATCGAGTACGAATGA
- the pyrG gene encoding glutamine hydrolyzing CTP synthase produces the protein MPTEPETDYDPELGRKFIFVTGGVMSGLGKGITAASTGRLLKNAGFDVTAVKIDPYLNVDAGTMNPFQHGEVYVLKDGGEVDLDLGNYERFLDIDMTFDHNVTTGKTYQHVIEKERAGDYLGRTVQIIPHITDDIKRRIREAAEGNDVCIIEVGGTVGDIEGMPYLEALRQFAHEEDEEDILFTHVTLVPYSKNGEQKTKPTQHSVKELRSIGLQPDILVGRCSDKLDIDTKEKIALFCDVPTEAVFSNPDVDDIYHVPLMVEEEGLDEYVMERLDIADEALPEGERENRWRELVTQNTEGEVDVALVGKYDLEDAYMSVHEALKHAGLEKNVDVNVTWVDSEKMTDRHTERMEGADAIVVPGGFGSRGTDGKVEAIRYARENEIPYLGLCLGFQLAVIEYARNVLGLEGADSTELEADTPHPVIDILPEQYEVEDMGGTMRLGAQETDIEPDTLAAALYGADSCTERHRHRYEVNPEYIDDLEAGGLRFSGRDNNRMEILELAPEDHPYFIGTQFHPEFRSRPTRASPPFVGLLEAVLGDEPHEADAEQEVSH, from the coding sequence ATGCCGACCGAACCCGAAACGGACTACGACCCGGAACTGGGTCGGAAGTTCATCTTCGTCACCGGCGGCGTGATGTCTGGCCTGGGCAAGGGCATCACCGCCGCCAGCACGGGCCGTCTTCTCAAGAACGCGGGGTTCGACGTAACAGCGGTCAAGATAGACCCCTATCTCAACGTCGACGCCGGGACGATGAACCCCTTCCAGCACGGCGAGGTGTACGTGCTGAAAGACGGCGGCGAGGTCGACCTCGACCTGGGGAACTACGAGCGGTTCCTCGACATCGACATGACGTTCGACCACAACGTCACGACGGGCAAGACCTACCAGCACGTCATCGAGAAGGAGCGCGCCGGCGACTACCTCGGTCGCACCGTCCAGATTATCCCGCACATCACCGACGACATCAAGCGGCGCATCCGCGAGGCCGCCGAGGGCAACGACGTCTGTATCATCGAGGTCGGCGGCACCGTCGGGGACATCGAGGGGATGCCCTACCTCGAAGCGCTTCGCCAGTTCGCCCACGAGGAAGACGAGGAGGATATTCTGTTCACGCACGTCACGCTCGTCCCCTACTCGAAGAACGGCGAACAGAAGACCAAGCCAACCCAGCACTCGGTGAAGGAACTCCGGAGCATCGGCCTCCAGCCGGACATTCTCGTCGGGCGCTGTTCGGACAAGCTCGACATCGACACGAAAGAGAAGATCGCCCTGTTCTGTGACGTTCCCACCGAGGCCGTCTTCTCGAACCCGGACGTCGACGACATCTACCACGTGCCGCTGATGGTCGAGGAAGAAGGGCTCGACGAGTACGTGATGGAGCGCCTCGACATCGCCGACGAGGCCCTGCCCGAGGGCGAGCGCGAGAACCGCTGGCGGGAACTGGTCACCCAGAACACCGAGGGCGAGGTCGACGTCGCGCTCGTGGGGAAGTACGACCTGGAGGACGCCTACATGTCGGTCCACGAGGCGCTGAAACACGCCGGCCTGGAGAAGAACGTCGACGTCAACGTCACCTGGGTCGACTCCGAGAAGATGACCGACCGGCACACCGAACGGATGGAGGGCGCCGACGCCATCGTCGTCCCCGGCGGCTTCGGCTCCCGCGGGACCGACGGCAAGGTCGAGGCCATCCGGTACGCCCGCGAGAACGAAATCCCGTATCTCGGGCTCTGTCTCGGCTTCCAGCTGGCGGTCATCGAGTACGCCCGGAACGTCCTCGGCCTGGAGGGGGCCGACTCGACGGAGCTCGAGGCTGATACGCCCCACCCCGTCATCGACATCCTCCCGGAGCAGTACGAGGTCGAGGACATGGGCGGGACGATGCGCCTCGGCGCACAGGAGACGGACATCGAACCCGACACGCTCGCCGCCGCGCTCTACGGGGCCGACTCCTGTACTGAGCGCCACCGCCACCGCTACGAGGTCAACCCGGAGTACATCGACGACCTGGAAGCGGGCGGCCTGCGCTTCTCCGGTCGGGACAACAACCGCATGGAGATTCTCGAACTCGCCCCCGAGGACCACCCGTACTTCATCGGGACGCAGTTCCATCCCGAGTTCCGGTCGCGACCGACGCGGGCGAGCCCGCCGTTCGTCGGCCTGCTCGAAGCGGTACTGGGCGACGAGCCACACGAGGCCGACGCCGAACAGGAGGTGAGCCACTGA
- a CDS encoding PspA/IM30 family protein — protein sequence MGILSRASYVIRSKLNAVLNRAEDPNETLDYSYEQLRNELQDVKQGIADLTTQKKRLEIQKRRLEENVEKHNDQARQAVKQDRDDLARQALEKKKQKMTQIEELDGQIQDLQNQQDRLVEQKDELQRQVEQFRTKKETMKARHEAAQASARVNEAMTGAGDEMADVSRAIERAEEQTEDMEARAQAMDELREGGVLDDQLSDKDQLDRELEELQQDGEVDAELDTLKAELGKADDSADAEAEEDLDLEAEIEGADEEASETPTVEDSEVDAELEELKDEEQ from the coding sequence ATGGGAATCCTCTCGCGTGCGTCCTACGTCATCCGGTCGAAGCTCAACGCGGTCCTCAACCGCGCCGAGGACCCGAACGAGACGCTCGACTACTCCTACGAGCAGTTGCGCAACGAACTCCAGGACGTGAAGCAGGGCATCGCGGACCTCACCACGCAGAAGAAACGCCTCGAGATACAGAAGCGCCGCTTAGAGGAGAACGTCGAGAAGCACAACGACCAGGCCCGGCAGGCGGTCAAGCAGGACCGCGACGACCTCGCCCGCCAGGCCCTGGAGAAGAAGAAACAGAAGATGACCCAGATCGAGGAGCTGGACGGTCAGATTCAGGACCTCCAGAACCAGCAGGACCGGCTGGTCGAGCAGAAAGACGAGCTCCAGCGGCAGGTCGAGCAGTTCCGCACGAAGAAGGAGACGATGAAGGCGCGCCACGAGGCGGCACAGGCGTCGGCGCGGGTCAACGAGGCGATGACCGGGGCCGGCGACGAGATGGCCGACGTCAGCCGGGCCATCGAACGGGCCGAGGAACAGACCGAGGACATGGAGGCCCGCGCGCAAGCGATGGACGAGCTCCGGGAGGGCGGCGTCCTCGACGACCAGCTCTCGGATAAGGACCAGCTCGACCGCGAACTGGAAGAGCTCCAGCAGGACGGGGAGGTCGACGCCGAACTCGACACGCTGAAAGCCGAGCTGGGGAAGGCAGACGACTCAGCCGACGCCGAGGCCGAAGAGGACCTGGACCTAGAGGCAGAAATCGAGGGAGCCGACGAGGAGGCGAGCGAGACGCCGACCGTCGAGGACAGCGAGGTCGACGCCGAGCTCGAGGAACTGAAAGACGAGGAGCAGTAG
- a CDS encoding RNA 2'-phosphotransferase: MPDAIARCSAHGYHEGTTCPECGSESEDVLNGARRRRLSKFVSGALRHFPDDAGVELDQAGWTPFDALVAAVERTYDWAHHDHVEGVVATDPKGRFEVDETDGGRRVRAAYGHSVDVDLAAGDGPVPDVLYHGTAPRNLEAIFEAGLKPMDRQQVHLSETVADARAVGERHAADPVVLEVDAAAMQADGHDVTKRGAGTYTTDRVPPAYLSRTNRD; the protein is encoded by the coding sequence ATGCCAGACGCCATCGCGCGCTGTTCAGCCCACGGCTACCACGAGGGCACCACCTGCCCCGAGTGCGGGAGCGAGAGCGAGGACGTGCTGAACGGAGCACGTCGCCGTCGCCTCTCGAAGTTCGTCAGCGGCGCGCTCAGACACTTCCCCGACGACGCGGGCGTCGAGCTGGACCAGGCGGGCTGGACGCCGTTCGACGCGCTCGTCGCGGCCGTCGAACGCACGTACGACTGGGCGCACCACGACCACGTCGAGGGCGTCGTCGCCACCGACCCGAAAGGACGGTTCGAGGTCGACGAAACGGACGGGGGCCGCCGCGTCCGTGCCGCGTACGGCCACTCTGTCGACGTTGACCTGGCGGCGGGCGACGGGCCGGTTCCCGACGTGCTGTACCACGGGACGGCACCCCGGAACCTCGAGGCGATATTCGAGGCGGGGCTGAAGCCCATGGACCGCCAGCAGGTCCACCTCTCGGAGACGGTGGCGGACGCCCGGGCGGTCGGCGAACGACACGCCGCCGATCCCGTCGTACTCGAAGTGGACGCCGCCGCGATGCAGGCCGACGGTCACGACGTGACGAAACGCGGCGCGGGAACCTACACGACGGACCGGGTGCCACCGGCGTATCTCTCCAGAACGAACCGCGACTGA
- a CDS encoding alpha/beta hydrolase, giving the protein MSEHVRVPGGRDVAATLDSPAADSVVVACPPHPQYGGSRSDQRLRAVSDAFAPDVACLRIDYGPWDEGRGERSDAGRAVAWAADRYDTVGLFGYSFGAGVAVRAAGASSDEGDHATPAAVSALAPPAESGGESVADALDDIRCPVQVVYGERDETVDWHPVVERARGLGYQVESLRANHHFIGQAGSVGELVAAFFRATW; this is encoded by the coding sequence ATGAGCGAACACGTTCGCGTCCCTGGCGGCCGCGACGTCGCGGCGACGCTCGACAGCCCGGCGGCGGACAGCGTGGTCGTCGCCTGTCCGCCCCATCCCCAGTACGGCGGGTCTCGCTCGGACCAGCGGCTCCGGGCGGTCAGTGACGCGTTCGCGCCGGACGTGGCTTGCCTCCGCATCGACTACGGGCCCTGGGACGAGGGCCGCGGTGAACGGAGCGACGCCGGGCGGGCCGTCGCGTGGGCCGCCGACCGGTACGACACCGTGGGGCTGTTCGGCTACAGTTTCGGCGCCGGTGTCGCGGTTCGAGCGGCGGGAGCGTCGAGCGACGAGGGCGACCACGCCACGCCGGCCGCCGTCTCGGCGCTCGCCCCGCCTGCCGAGAGCGGCGGCGAGTCAGTGGCTGATGCGCTCGACGACATCCGATGTCCGGTCCAGGTCGTCTACGGCGAGCGCGACGAGACGGTGGACTGGCACCCGGTCGTCGAGCGAGCGCGAGGACTCGGCTACCAGGTCGAATCGCTTCGCGCGAACCACCACTTTATCGGACAGGCTGGGAGCGTGGGCGAACTCGTCGCTGCCTTCTTCCGGGCGACGTGGTGA